Proteins co-encoded in one Desulfovibrio legallii genomic window:
- a CDS encoding acyltransferase, protein MKDLSFCKKFTILLRPQKVLAMRLTVKKTLKKVLTFLGLLAVAKLILRIVRSAIERIRLSFFAFPWYLHNYIVAYIPWHFLRILSCKHLLGVKIGKNVFIHLGVMFVGDITIGAHCVIGRNCYLGGPIKIGENVSITAGTYMFASTHIKDSPSFEGYYDAIVINDYAWLGARSMVLPGVSIGKGAVLGAQSTLTKNIPDFAVYAGSPAKEVGKRSQALEYELNYFAPFN, encoded by the coding sequence ATGAAAGACCTCAGTTTCTGCAAAAAATTCACAATACTGTTGCGCCCCCAAAAGGTATTGGCAATGAGGCTGACCGTAAAGAAGACGTTAAAAAAAGTATTGACTTTTTTGGGACTCCTTGCCGTTGCGAAACTGATTTTGAGAATCGTTCGGTCTGCAATCGAACGTATCCGGCTTTCTTTTTTTGCTTTTCCATGGTATCTTCATAATTATATAGTCGCTTATATCCCATGGCATTTTTTACGCATTCTAAGTTGCAAGCATCTTCTTGGCGTAAAAATTGGTAAAAACGTCTTTATCCATCTTGGCGTCATGTTTGTTGGCGATATAACTATTGGCGCGCACTGCGTTATTGGGCGCAATTGCTATTTGGGTGGCCCAATTAAAATTGGCGAAAATGTATCCATAACAGCCGGCACCTATATGTTTGCATCAACACACATTAAAGATAGTCCTTCTTTTGAAGGATATTATGACGCAATAGTCATAAACGATTATGCATGGCTTGGCGCACGATCCATGGTCTTGCCCGGGGTTTCCATAGGGAAAGGTGCTGTTTTGGGCGCGCAATCAACCTTGACAAAAAATATTCCGGATTTTGCAGTTTATGCGGGTTCACCTGCGAAAGAAGTAGGAAAAAGAAGCCAAGCTCTTGAATATGAATTAAACTACTTTGCCCCCTTCAACTAA
- a CDS encoding methyltransferase C-terminal domain-containing protein: MSNRSVIEWLLRQEEEMQLATVAPYVAFAERMRNHRQNLRDLLNALVADGKKILGYGASTKGNVLLQYCGIGVEHLPCIAEVNEDKFGAYTPGTNIPIVSEAEARAMKPDYFFVLPWHFKAGILEREKNFREQGGKFIFPLPEIEIH, encoded by the coding sequence GTGAGCAATAGGTCTGTCATTGAATGGCTGTTGCGGCAAGAGGAAGAAATGCAGCTGGCAACTGTTGCTCCCTATGTAGCTTTTGCGGAACGGATGCGCAACCATCGGCAAAACCTTCGCGACCTGCTCAACGCGCTGGTTGCTGACGGAAAAAAAATTCTTGGCTACGGCGCCAGCACAAAAGGCAATGTGCTGCTGCAATATTGCGGCATAGGGGTGGAACATCTCCCCTGCATAGCCGAAGTGAACGAAGATAAATTCGGCGCATACACTCCAGGCACAAACATTCCTATTGTTTCTGAGGCAGAAGCACGGGCCATGAAGCCAGATTATTTTTTTGTTTTGCCTTGGCATTTTAAGGCAGGCATTTTGGAGCGTGAGAAAAATTTCCGTGAGCAGGGCGGAAAGTTTATTTTCCCATTGCCTGAGATTGAAATTCACTAA
- a CDS encoding GDP-mannose 4,6-dehydratase gives MLHAVIFGHTGQDGYYLSRMLLDKGIQVQGCSRTQTDCDISNFEKVQNCIRTANPDYIFHLAANSTTRHDALFDNHAAIATGTSNILEAARLHAPHARIFIAGSAMQFFNNGQPIDETTAFAPTSPYATARIYATYQARYYRSAFGLKTYVGYFFNHDSPLRTEAHVNQKIAQAAMRIAAGSNEKLLLGNISVRKEFMFAADAVAAAWALINQDSIFEAVIGTGQDYSIEDWVAQCFSCVGLTWQDHVLLREKYTPEYTRLVSNPARIHTLGWRPQFSFNALARIMVKKDDCCL, from the coding sequence ATGCTTCATGCTGTTATTTTTGGCCACACAGGTCAAGATGGTTACTACCTTTCCCGCATGTTGCTGGACAAAGGAATCCAGGTGCAGGGGTGTTCACGCACGCAAACAGATTGTGATATAAGCAACTTTGAAAAAGTTCAGAATTGCATTCGCACAGCAAATCCAGATTATATTTTTCATTTAGCCGCGAACTCTACAACACGGCACGATGCTCTTTTTGACAATCATGCCGCAATTGCAACTGGCACGAGCAACATCCTTGAGGCAGCGCGTTTACACGCGCCCCATGCGCGTATTTTTATAGCTGGCTCTGCAATGCAGTTTTTTAACAACGGGCAACCCATTGATGAAACAACGGCATTTGCGCCAACTTCCCCCTACGCAACCGCCCGAATCTATGCCACATACCAGGCGCGCTACTACAGATCCGCATTTGGCCTCAAGACATATGTGGGCTATTTTTTTAACCACGACAGCCCCTTGCGCACAGAAGCACATGTAAACCAAAAAATTGCCCAAGCTGCCATGCGTATAGCTGCGGGCAGTAATGAAAAATTACTTTTGGGCAACATATCGGTTCGTAAAGAGTTTATGTTTGCAGCGGACGCTGTGGCCGCAGCGTGGGCGCTCATAAATCAGGATAGTATCTTTGAAGCTGTTATTGGCACCGGGCAAGACTACAGTATTGAAGATTGGGTTGCCCAATGTTTTTCGTGCGTTGGTTTGACTTGGCAGGATCATGTACTCTTGCGTGAAAAGTATACCCCAGAGTACACGCGTCTTGTTTCCAACCCTGCCCGCATACATACTTTAGGCTGGCGTCCGCAGTTTTCTTTTAACGCGCTGGCGCGCATCATGGTGAAAAAAGATGATTGCTGTCTGTGA